GGAGTCGCCGAAGATGGTGTGCTGGAAGCGGTACCAGTTGCGGGTGTCCGCCTCGTCGTTGTTCATGTTGATCTCTTTGAGGATGATCCCGCGCTGGCTGGCGATGATCTCCTCGTTGAAGTCCTGACGCAGCAGGGTCTCGGCCATCAACTCCACCAGGCTGTCGAAGCTGTCCGTCGTCGTGGTCTGGTGGTAGCAGGTGTGGGTGCGCGAGGTGTAGGCGTTAGAGGCCCCGCCGAGGGATTCGTCCCAGGTATCGATCTCGGCCTTGCTGCGCCCCGTGGTGGCGTCGCCGTGGAGATGTTCGTAGAAGTGGCTGATGCCGGCGCCCTGGAAGCGTCCCTCATAAACACCGCCGGTCTTGACGTAGACCCGCATGGTCACCGTCGGGTTGAGCTCGTTCTCGAAGGCCACGATGGTCAGGCCGTTGTCCAGCTCGACCCGGACGGCCTCGCGGGCCAGCACCGGCGTGGTGATCAGCAAAGCCAGAATCAGTACGCTCAAAGTCTTGCGCATGCGTTTACCCCGTTGACAGGTGAGGCCGCCACCGTCGACGGCGGCCGGTTTATCGCTGGACGATTAGTTCCCCGGTATTATACCGTATTTTTACCCTTTTTGTTTCCATCGCCGCCGCCGTCCGTCAACACGACCCACCCGCAGGTCCGGGCGGCCCGAGCCGCCGCGCCGCCGGAACCGGCACGGTTGTTGCATCTCGGCGCCCGTGACGGATACTGCTAACGGTCCGCCTCCGCAACAACCGTGCCGGTTCCGGCGGCGTGTTTCCCGGTCCGTGGTTGGTGAGGTGACGGGATTGCGGGGTCGTGTTGACGGACGGCGGGGTCGCTGGACCCCGCCGTGTTTAGCTGTTGTTCGGGCGTGCTGGGGATCAGTTGTTTCCCGTTTCGGCGCTTTCGCTGATATCGGCCTCGCGCAGGTATTTGGCGGCGTCTTCGGGTTTGGTGGGGTTGATGTAGAAGCCGGTGCCCCATTCGAAGCCGGCGACCTTGGTCAGCTTGGGCATGATTTCGATGTGCCAGTGGTAGGCCAGCAGGTCGGTGCCGCGGCAGTTGACCGGCGAGTTGTGGATGAGGAAGTTGTAGGGTGGGCTGGAGAGGGTCACCGAGAGGCGCTTGAGGGTTTCGCGCAGCAGGGCGGAGAGCATGGCCAGGTCGTTGTCGCGCTCGAAGAAGGGGCGATGGTCCTTGGGCAGCAGCCAGGTTTCGAAGGGGAAGCGCGGGGCGAAGGGGGCCAGGGAGATGAATTTTTCATTCTCGCAGATGACCCGTTGGCCCTGGTTGAGTTCCTGCTTGATGATGTCGCAGAAGACGCAGCGTTCCTTCCAGCCGTAGTAGATCTTGGATCCCTCCAGCTCTTCGGTGACGCGCTTGGGGATGATCGGCGTGGAGATGAGCTGGGAGTGGGAGTGGGAGAGTGAGGCTCCGGCGGCGCTGCCCTCGTTCTTGAAGACCAGGATGTAGCGGAAGCGGGAATCCCGGGTCAGGTCGACGATCCGCTGGCGGTAGGCGGTGACCACGTGCTGGACCAGCTCGGGCGGCAGGTCGTGGAGCCGCTGGGCGTGGTCGGGCGTTTCGATGATCACTTCGTGGGCGCCGATGCCGTTCATCATGTCGAACATGCCGACGCCCCGGCGGTCGAGTTCTCCCTCGATGCGCAGGGCGGGGAACTTGTTGGGCACCACGCGGACCTGCCAGCCCGGGGTGTTGGGTTGGCGTTCGTCGTTGCCCGGCTGGTTGACGGTGAAGATCTCGGGCGGGGTCTTGCCCTCGTTGCCCTCGCAGAAGGGGCAGCCCTTTGCGCTGGACTCTTCGGGTTCGGTGGCGAAATCGCTGGGGCGTTTCCCCCGCTCGGAAGAGATGATCACCCAGCGACCGATAATCGGATCACGGCGGAGCTCAGGCACTGCAGCCTCCTGTGATAAAGCTCTAAAGCTTCTTTTAACAATGGCTTAGGACGTGTCTTCGGCACGCCGCTCCGTTCATCTTTAGTATAGCATAGGAGCTGCGGGGGCGCGCCGTCAACCGTCAAGCGCTGTCTTTTTGACTAAGACTGCGGCCTTCTCGGGGGGACAATCGTCGGGCCGCGGGGTCGAAGCCGAGCGTTGGCAAGCGGGGGAGGCGCTAAGCCTCCCCCGGGTCGGGCAGTCGGTTCAGGCGGTCGGATCGGCGGGCTGCTCGGCAGCGGCCGTTAACCCTCGTCCCCGGTTTCGTTCTCGTCGGGATTCTGGTCGTCAGAGCCGTCCGGGGTGACGGGAGCCTCGGTTTCGCCGCCGGCATCGAGCAGGCCGAAGTCCAGCTCTTCGAGTCCGGCCAGGTCCTCGGTGCTGAGCTCACCGGGCAGCTCATCGACGGCTTCGTCGGCGGTGTCGGT
Above is a window of Candidatus Coatesbacteria bacterium DNA encoding:
- the galT gene encoding galactose-1-phosphate uridylyltransferase; amino-acid sequence: MPELRRDPIIGRWVIISSERGKRPSDFATEPEESSAKGCPFCEGNEGKTPPEIFTVNQPGNDERQPNTPGWQVRVVPNKFPALRIEGELDRRGVGMFDMMNGIGAHEVIIETPDHAQRLHDLPPELVQHVVTAYRQRIVDLTRDSRFRYILVFKNEGSAAGASLSHSHSQLISTPIIPKRVTEELEGSKIYYGWKERCVFCDIIKQELNQGQRVICENEKFISLAPFAPRFPFETWLLPKDHRPFFERDNDLAMLSALLRETLKRLSVTLSSPPYNFLIHNSPVNCRGTDLLAYHWHIEIMPKLTKVAGFEWGTGFYINPTKPEDAAKYLREADISESAETGNN